One region of Oryza glaberrima chromosome 7, OglaRS2, whole genome shotgun sequence genomic DNA includes:
- the LOC127780848 gene encoding probable mediator of RNA polymerase II transcription subunit 26b: MAPPSMDYWLGFFRGAGDSIFDAIDAAIAVAASDHPAALRSRRDAIAERLYTAHLVPGAPPAVPPAGGGGAAADAPPAQLLLHPEGAASVPSLCSSDRAEVITDDDGAVPRRDDDPVAAETERIKAILLNDQEKSEATLLELLRRLQQLELTVDTLTVTEIGKAVSSYRKHNSKQIRHLVRLLIEGWKRIVDEWMSSRDAIVDHTPQSMHPSGLEQDERGLSSPSMDEGALFATPSTSIRLSEENQGSKFFDGMDDDGNTRSNGGRDNGRLYTRNQEPARRPLPPVAQQYDPDQSWKQEQSAMRQSRPQELSNGQTREQFIAAMLARPSNPESGPGRPQPRTKQHQDASPAQGRSQPMPSDKPASHHDENSVRAKLELAKNAKLELTNSAKLEVTKRKLQEGYQEFDNAKKQRTIQMVDPQNLPKQANRNWQPNGRPRNNSNFNNNRNWSR, encoded by the exons atggcgccgccgtcgatggaTTACTGGCTCGGCTTCTTCCGCGGCGCCGGGGACAGCATCTTCGACGCCATCGAcgcggccatcgccgtcgcggcgtCCGACCACCCCGCCGCGCTCCGGTCGAGGCGGGACGCCATCGCCGAGCGCCTCTACACGGCGCACCTGgtccccggcgcgccgccggcggtgccccccgcgggcggcggcggcgccgccgccgacgcgccgcccgcccagctcctcctccatcccGAGGGCGCCGCCAGCGTCCCTAGCCTCTGTAGCTCCGACCGCGCCGAGGtcatcaccgacgacgacggcgccgtccctcgccgcgacgacgaccccgtcgccgccgagacCGAGCGCATCAAGGCCATCCTCCTCAACGACCAAGAAAag TCGGAGGCGACGTTGCTCGAGCTGCTCCGGCGACTGCAGCAGCTGGAGCTCACGGTGGACACCTTGACG GTTACCGAGATTGGGAAGGCGGTGAGCAGCTACCGGAAGCACAACTCCAAGCAGATTCGTCACCTTGTTCGATTGCTCATCGA AGGTTGGAAGCGCATAGTCGATGAGTGGATGAGCAGCCGCGACGCCATTGTAG ATCATACTCCTCAATCCATGCATCCCTCCGGCTTGGAGCAGGATGAACGGGGgctctcttctccttccatgGATGAGGGCGCTCTCTTCGCTACGCCGAGCACTTCCATCCGCCTATCTGAG GAAAACCAAGGTTCCAAGTTCTTCGATGGTATGGATGATGATGGAA ACACGAGGAGCAATGGCGGCAGGGATAATGGCCGGCTGTATACAAGGAATCAAGAACCAGCTAGAAGGCCGCTGCCGCCAGTGGCCCAGCAATATGATCCAGATCAGAGCTGGAAGCAAGAACAATCTGCGATGAGGCAGTCGAGACCACAGGAACTGAGCAATGGGCAGACGAGAGAGCAATTCATCGCGGCGATGCTTGCAAGGCCCTCAAACCCAGAGTCCGGTCCTGGGAGACCTCAACCAAGGACTAAGCAGCATCAAGATGCCTCGCCAGCTCAAGGCAGATCGCAACCTATGCCATCTGAT AAACCGGCGAGCCATCACGATGAGAATTCAGTTCGGGCAAAGCTAGAACTCGCGAAGAATGCGAAGCTTGAACTCACGAATAGTGCAAAGCTAGAGGTGACAAAGAGAAAACTTCAGGAAGGCTACCAAGAATTTGATAACG CAAAGAAGCAGAGAACTATACAAATGGTGGATCCACAAAATTTGCCGAAACAAGCGAACCGGAATTGGCAGCCTAATGGCAGGCCGAGGAATAACAGCAACTTCAACAACAACCGGAATTGGTCAAGATGA